The following DNA comes from Funiculus sociatus GB2-C1.
GGGAAATTGAAAATGCTAAACTTTCTTAATCCTCTGTTAGGGCGCGATCCAGAGCGCATCAAAGCCGACGTCGAAATCTACACCTGGCAAACTTGCCCCTACTGCATCCGCGCCAAAATGCTCCTCTGGTGGAAAGGAGTCAACTACAAAGAATATAAAATTGATGGCGATGAAGCAGCCAGAGCGAAAATGGCCCAACGTGCCAACGGGCGGCGCAGCGTCCCCCAGATTTTCATCAACGAGCAGCACATTGGTGGATGTGATGATATGTATCAGATGGATAAAGAAGGGAAACTAGATCCCCTACTGGTTCAAGCAGCTGTTTAGACAGGCAAAACCTGCCTCTGTCTCCCGTTTACTGAAAGGGGCGTAGCCGTAGCATAGACGGCTGAGGGCAAGGAGCGACTATGACAATTGACAATCCGGCATATCTAATTCATCGACAATGGATGAGCCGGGCGATAGAACTCGCTCAAAATGCTGGTGAAGCTGGGGAAGTCCCAGTCGGAGCAGTGATAGTTGACGTGGATGGTAACTTAATAGCAGAAGGTGAAAATCGCAAAGAGCGCGACAAAGACCCCACAGCCCACGCCGAAATTATCGCTATTAGAACAGCGGGGCAAGCGAGGCAAAACTGGCACCTCAATCAATGCACCCTCTACGTTACCTTGGAGCCTTGCCCAATGTGCGCTGGTGCAATTGTCCTAGCACGTCTGCGGCTTCTAGTTTACGGAGCCGACGACGCAAAAACTGGTGCCATTCGTACAGTTGCTAATATCCCAGATAGTGCCTGCTCTAATCACCACTTGCCTGTATTGGGTGGTATCTTAGAATCTGTCTGTCGCCAACAACTGCAATCCTGGTTTGCCCAACGGCGCTCAAAAAGTACAAACTAAAAATTAGAATCGAAAAAAAGACAAATTCTTTTCTTTTAGGTTTTTAATTTTGTCTTTATTTTGTCTTATCAATGACAGCCGGAAAACTGTCCATCTTATAGAAGACAGATGCCTTAATAATACTTAAGGTGTAATTATGGATGCCGTGAGAAATTTTATCCGCGATGACTCAGCTCGACCCCTCTGAAACAACCATAGCAAC
Coding sequences within:
- the grxC gene encoding glutaredoxin 3, whose protein sequence is MLNFLNPLLGRDPERIKADVEIYTWQTCPYCIRAKMLLWWKGVNYKEYKIDGDEAARAKMAQRANGRRSVPQIFINEQHIGGCDDMYQMDKEGKLDPLLVQAAV
- the tadA gene encoding tRNA adenosine(34) deaminase TadA, which produces MTIDNPAYLIHRQWMSRAIELAQNAGEAGEVPVGAVIVDVDGNLIAEGENRKERDKDPTAHAEIIAIRTAGQARQNWHLNQCTLYVTLEPCPMCAGAIVLARLRLLVYGADDAKTGAIRTVANIPDSACSNHHLPVLGGILESVCRQQLQSWFAQRRSKSTN